A single Danio aesculapii chromosome 19, fDanAes4.1, whole genome shotgun sequence DNA region contains:
- the dazl gene encoding deleted in azoospermia-like produces MVQGVQLPVCLICGLYSQDIQKHRQGFPSSLKLSNGYILPEGKMTPNTLFVGGIDMKVDENEIRDFFAKYGSVKEVKIITYRGGICKGYGFVYFSEDVDIQTIVDQPISFKGKKLKLGPAIMKERSSRSVSSPMIGPSQWVNPTPYMYCSCCPPGLAPQSPVFNGGTQYMQPYSYSSPPGIMVPQVPMNYAQTTYAYQQYPLPQWCGEQRTRLVNQNFVDCGVQTLLTLM; encoded by the exons ATGGTTCAGGGCGTTCAGTTACCCGTGTGCCTCATATGTGGTTTGTATTCACAG GATATCCAGAAGCATCGTCAGGGCTTTCCGTCCTCCCTGAAGTTGTCTAACGGTTACATTTTACCTGAGGGGAAAATGACGCCCAACACACTGTTCGTCGGCGGTATTGATATGAAG GTGGACGAGAACGAGATCAGGGATTTCTTTGCCAAGTACGGCTCTGTGAAAGAAGTTAAAATCATCACTTATCGAGGAGGAATTTGCAAAGG ATATGGTTTCGTTTATTTCAGTGAGGACGTTGATATCCAGACTATCGTTGAT CAGCCGATCAGTTTTAAAgggaagaaactcaaactgggaCCTGCAATCATGAAAGAGCGAAGTTCTC GGTCAGTGTCATCTCCAATGATTGGTCCATCACAGTGGGTAAACCCCACCCCGTATATGTACTGCAGCTGCTGTCCTCCAGGCCTGGCCCCACAATCACCTGTCTTCAATGGTGGAACTCAATACATGCAG CCTTATTCTTACTCCAGTCCTCCAGGAATTATGGTTCCACAGGTGCCAATGAACTATGCACAGACCACGTATGCCTATCAG caa TATCCCCTGCCACAGTGGTGTGGAGAGCAGAGGACAAGGCTTGTCAATCAG AATTTTGTGGATTGTGGAGTGCAGACTTTGCTAACCCTGATGTAG